Below is a genomic region from Parageobacillus toebii NBRC 107807.
CATGACAATCGTGCGCTTTTCCTTCTCGTTTAACTCAAACAATAAATCAAGAATTTCAATTTGGTGCGTCATATCCAAATACGTCGTCGGTTCGTCCAATAAAATAATGTCCGTATCCTGCGCCAGCGTCATCGCAATCCAAGCCCGCTGCCGCTGTCCCCCTGAAAGCGAATCGACCGGACGCTCCGCTAATTCTGTCATCCTCGTTGCTTCGAGCGCACGCCGCACCGCTTTTTCATCTTCTTCGCTCCATTGTTTCAGCCACGTTTGGTACGGATATCTCCCTTGCTTAACAAGCTGCAGCACGGTCAATCCTTCCGGAGCCGTTGGCGACTGCGGCAAAATCGCTAACTTTTTCGCCACCTCTTTTGTCGGCAATTTCGCGATTTCCTTTCCTTCCAGCAAAACCGCACCGCCCGCCGGTTTCAAAAGCCGTGCCAAAGCGCGCAATAACGTCGATTTCCCGCAGCCATTTCCCCCGATAAATACGGTAATTTCTCCTTTTGGAATCATTAAATCTAATTCATCAATAATGATCGTGTTTCCATATGATAACGTTAGCTCCTTTGCTTGTAAGGCGTTCATGTTCTTCCACCCCTTTTATTATCGGCTTTTATATAATAAGTAAATAAAATACGGCGCCCCAACTGCCGCGGTAAACACCCCGGCTGGAATTTCCATCGGCGCAAACAACATGCGCCCAGCAAGATCAGCGGCCATCACGAAAATAGCTCCTAATAGCGCGGAGGCCGGAAGAAGCGCTCCAAATGAGGAACCAACAAGCCTTCTCGCCATATGCGGCGCCATCAACCCGACAAAGCCAATGCCTCCCGCGAAAGCGACCGCTCCTCCAGTTAAGGCAGTGCTTAGTAATAGAAGGAAAAAACGCTGCTTTTGCAGGGAAACTCCCGCGCCGATGGCCAATTCATCGCCTAATTCTTGAATGTTCATCTTCCGTACTGATAAAAAACTGATTGCTAATAAGATCAATGCCCATGGTGCAAGCAGTGTAACATGTTTCCACGAAGCGCCATAGACGCTTCCGGTAATCCAAACGTTCGCCTGACTCGCCCGATAAATCGGTCCGGTAATCATCAATAACGTTGTGCATGCCTGCATGAGTGCCGATATTCCAACCCCAATTAATACAAGCCTTAGCGGCGCCATTCCATTTTTCCATGAAAGGACATAGACAAGAAGCGCCGTTATTGTTGCACCAAGAAAAGCGGCGAACGGCAGCCAATGAATACTAATAGTCAAGGAATGGTTTTCATCGCTAAACAACGTCAAAAACGCAACGACCGCTGCCGCGGCCCCGCCCGTAATGCCGAGCACGTCTGGCGAGGCGAGCGGATTGCGAATCATCCCTTGCAAGATCGCTCCCGCCGCCGCAAGCAACATTCCTGCTAACAATGCGACAAGAATCCGCGGCAAGCGAAACGTATAAATCACGACTTCGTTCATATCCGAACCATTTCCAAACAACGTCTTCGCTATTTCCAACGGGGAAATATACATTTCGCCGCTTCCAATGCTGACAAGAAATATAACCACATTAACAGCTAATAGTATCAAACTAATAGTTATCGCTTTTTTGTCGACTAAAAACGAGATCGACTTCCCAATTCGCAACGATGTATACTTCTTCATTTCGCCAAAATCCCCCTACGGGCAATATAAACAAAAAACGGAACGCCGAGAAACGCTGTCACAATTCCGACCGGAACTTCGCGCGGCATTAAAATATAGCGGGCCCCAATATCAGCCGCAATTAATAAAATCGCTCCGATCAAAGCACAGTACGGCAATACCCAGCGATGGTCCACGCCAACTAGCGCACGCGCAATATGAGGAACGATGATGCCGATAAACCCGATCGGTCCGGCAACAGCAACCGAACTTCCGGCAAGCAGCACGACAAGAAGCGCTG
It encodes:
- a CDS encoding ABC transporter ATP-binding protein: MNALQAKELTLSYGNTIIIDELDLMIPKGEITVFIGGNGCGKSTLLRALARLLKPAGGAVLLEGKEIAKLPTKEVAKKLAILPQSPTAPEGLTVLQLVKQGRYPYQTWLKQWSEEDEKAVRRALEATRMTELAERPVDSLSGGQRQRAWIAMTLAQDTDIILLDEPTTYLDMTHQIEILDLLFELNEKEKRTIVMVLHDLNLACRYAHHIVAIRDKKIYAQGKPEEIISCQLVKDVFQMDCQVTYDPLFGTPLCIPYGKGRCILQKEGVSS
- a CDS encoding FecCD family ABC transporter permease, whose amino-acid sequence is MKKYTSLRIGKSISFLVDKKAITISLILLAVNVVIFLVSIGSGEMYISPLEIAKTLFGNGSDMNEVVIYTFRLPRILVALLAGMLLAAAGAILQGMIRNPLASPDVLGITGGAAAAVVAFLTLFSDENHSLTISIHWLPFAAFLGATITALLVYVLSWKNGMAPLRLVLIGVGISALMQACTTLLMITGPIYRASQANVWITGSVYGASWKHVTLLAPWALILLAISFLSVRKMNIQELGDELAIGAGVSLQKQRFFLLLLSTALTGGAVAFAGGIGFVGLMAPHMARRLVGSSFGALLPASALLGAIFVMAADLAGRMLFAPMEIPAGVFTAAVGAPYFIYLLYKSR